AATGGAATAATAGATGACGTCCGCATCTACAACCGCGCACTGTCGGCAAACGAAATATATCAGCTCTATCGGTTGGGTAAATAGCAGAATTATTAAAACCAGCTTCTGATTTCCTGCATCTGCTGTTTGTACTGATACGATGGCGACTCGGCCGGTGTTTCTAATAAAAGAGGAATAAATCCGCCGGTTTTTTTATTCAAGAGCTCGATGAAGTTTTTCAATCCTTTTTTACCAATTTCGCCTCGATCTATATCTGCATGTCTGTCGAGCCTGGAGCCGCACGGGTTTTTAGAATCGTTAAAGTGCGCGCAGGCCAGATGTTCCAGCCCGACTGTTTTATCGAATAAATCCAGTGCTTCGCTGGCAGATTTTTCATTCGTCCAATCATAGCCGGCGGCGAATGAATGTTCGGTGTCCAGGCAGGCTTTGAGATGTTTAGACCTATGATGCTTCAGAATATTCTTGAATATCGTGCCGTAATCTTCAAACGCAAAGCCGATTTCTGTGCCTTGGCCGGCGGTGTTTTCTAATATCAAATCTACTTTAAGTTTTTCGGCTGTAGGCAAGATACTCGCAATTTGTTTCTC
Above is a window of Candidatus Paceibacterota bacterium DNA encoding:
- a CDS encoding deoxyribonuclease IV, yielding MLQNPLGAFYSIAGGGYKGAFESAVADGATALHMFGKSPRSGKLKGEFKSEAAEALAYFKTSPLTYGVLHASYLLNFAKKQPRDSYQFQLLEEDLAIASACGLNGVVLHMGKTVGQDPAVARENFEKQIASILPTAEKLKVDLILENTAGQGTEIGFAFEDYGTIFKNILKHHRSKHLKACLDTEHSFAAGYDWTNEKSASEALDLFDKTVGLEHLACAHFNDSKNPCGSRLDRHADIDRGEIGKKGLKNFIELLNKKTGGFIPLLLETPAESPSYQYKQQMQEIRSWF